TGAAAATCATATAAATATATGTATTTTTGCAAGTAATAAAAAATGTATAGTATGAGCAATGAAAAGCATAAAAAAACAGGTAAAAATGGGATGTTGGATTCGGAGTTTATTCAACAAGAGGGGTTCTAAAAATTAAAATCCTCAAGACTGTATCCCTTAAAAATCAATAGTTACCAACACTTTTTTTTGAATGCATCAATTTTTAGAACCCTCCTAATATAATTCCGTGATTTCCATTTTTTGAATATTTTATACAAATGTACTAATTATTCATCTGTTCATAACAATTTTTAATAAGATGCTAAATAGTTACGATTATTTTAATTATAGAAAAGATAAAATTATTTTTTTAAACAAACATACGGAGAGGTATTCAAATAAAAAGGAATATTTTGTATAATAAAAATAATTTTTTAAGAAGTGTATTTTGAAATTGTAGAAAAGATATTATTTATTTTATAAAATGGTATTTATTAAACAAAAAAACAAGAAAGAGATATTCCAAAAAATAATTATACATTACACAAAACTATCAAGAAAACAAAATACTATATTCTTAAATCATCTAAAAATTATGCAAGAGCAAAAAATAACATTAGAAAGAGGAAAAATACAAGTTCCAAACGAACCTGTAATACCGTTTATTGAAGGGGATGGAACGGGAGCAGATATATGGGCAGCATCACAAAGAGTATTTGATGCCGCAGTAAAAAAAGCATATAAAGGGTCTAAAAAAGTAATGTGGAAAGAAGTCCTTGCGGGAGAAAAATCATTTAAAAAAAATGGTAATTGGTTACCCGAAGAAACTTTACAGAGCTTTAAAAACTACTTAGTAGGAATAAAAGGTCCACTTACTACCCCTGTAGGAGGAGGAATTAGATCATTAAATGTAGCATTACGACAAGAATTAGATCTATATGCATGTGTTCGACCTGTCCGATGGTTCAAAGGCGTTCCATCACCTGTCCGTCATCCCGAACTGACAGATATGGTTATTTTTAGAGAAAATACAGAAGATATTTATGCAGGTATAGAGTTTCAAATGGGAACAGAAGATAATAAAAAAATAAAAAATTATCTGAAAGAAAATTTCCCAAAAATGTATGGAAAAATACGATTCCCAGAAACCTCAGGAATAGGCATAAAACCCGTTTCTAAAGAAGGAACAGAAAGATTAATACGATCTGCTATAGAATACGCATTTATACATAAAAAACCTTCTGTCACTATCGTTCATAAAGGAAATATTATGAAGTTTACCGAAGGAAGCTTTTGTGAATGGGGATATTCCTTAGTAAAATCAGAATACAAAGCAAAAGACTACGAAGGAGGACCTTGGCAGGTCATTGAAAAAAATAATCATAAAATCATTATAAAAGATAGCATAGCAGATGCATTCTTACAACAAATTCTTTTAAGACCTAATGAATACTCTGTAGTTGCTACACTGAATCTCAACGGTGATTATATTTCCGATGCACTCGCTGCTATCGTAGGAGGAATAGGAATTGCACCTGGAGCAAACATTAACTATTTAACAGGCCATGCAATTTTTGAAGCCACCCATGGCACTGCCCCTAAATACGCAGGACAAGATAAAGTAAATCCAGGATCTGTTATTCTATCCGGTGCCCTCATGTTTGAATATATGGGATGGAAAGAAGTATCAGACCTCATCATAAAAGGATTAGAAACTACGATTGATTCTAAAAAAGTTACTTATGACTTTGAACGTTTGATGGAAAAAGCAACCCTCCTAAAATGCTCAGAATTCGGTGATGAAATTATAAAAAATATGTAACCCCATAAAAGTGAGGGATGAAAAACCCTCACTTTTTTACCAATGAAATACAAAGAAATTACATGGGAATAGTAAATTTATACATGCCCAAAATGGGTGAAAGCATAATGGAGGGAACCATTTTAAGATGGTTAAAAAAAATAGGAGATACAATAGAATTAGACGAACCCGTCTTAGAAGTAGCTACTGACAAAGTAGATACCGAAATACCATCGACACAAGCAGGGGTACTTACAAAAATTTTAGCCACAGAAGGACAAGTAGTCCCTATAGGATCTATAATAGCACATATAGAATCTATCAAAGACATCCGCCCTGAAAAAACAACAAATACTCCCACTGCTCATATAGAAATACCCTCCTTAAAAGGAAAAATAAATCTCACCATAGAACCCCCTATTCAAAATACCAAAAAAAGTAATAGATTCTACTCCCCATTAGTTATAACTATTGCCAAACAAGAAGGTATAAGCATGGAAGAACTGGAAAATATTACAGGCAGCGGTGCAGAAAAAAGAGTCACTAAAAATGATATACTTCGTTATATAGAACAAAAAAAAAATACTCACATACCTACCGAAGAAAAAAAAATAAATCCTATAAAAGTTACTTTTAGTGGATCCGACGAAATCATAGAAATGGACAGAATGCGACAAATAATAGCAGAAAGAATGTTGAGCAGTAAACGTATAAGCCCTCACGTTACCTCTTTTGTAGAAGCAGATGTTACAAATATTGTTCTTTGGAGAGAAAAAAACAAAAAAATATTCCAAGAAAAATACAACGAACCCCTTACCTACACTCCTCTATTTTTAGAAGCAGTAATAAAAGCCATAAAAGATTTCCCCCTTGTAAATATATCTGTGGATGGTAATAAAATCATCAAAAAAAAATCTATACATATTGGTCTAGCTGTAGCACTTCCAACAGGAAATCTCATAGTTCCCGTTCTAAAAAATGCAGATAGGTTAAACCTATTAGGACTTGTAGAAGCAGTGAATGACATTGCTCAAAGATCTCGAGAAAATAAACTGAAACCCGAAGATTTGACAGATGGAACGTATACCGTATCCAATGTGGGGAATTTTGGAAGCATTATGGGAACGCCTATTATAGTACAACCACAAGTGGCTATTCTTGCTCTCGGTGCCATTCGTAAAAAACCAGCTGTTATAGAAACACCCCATGGCGATTTTATTGGAATCAGACATCAAATGTTTCTAAGCCATAGCTATGACCACAGAGTAATTGATGGAGCTTTAGGAAGTTCTTTTGCCAAAAGAGTTTCTGAATATTTAGAAAATTTTAATACAAGTCAGAAAATATAACCATACTATCTTGAGTTACTATCATTGGGTTCTCAATGTTTTTTTTCGTAACTACTTGGAATATTATTATGAAAACATATAGTATTTATTTCCTAGTTACTTTTTTTCTATTAGGATTATCTTTTCTGATACATCTTTTTATAACAGATGCTCTTGTTATGAGGTATCAATTTTCTTTTTTGGGATTTTTTCTCATACAATCTCTTTTATTAGAATTTATAAACAATACATTGTTTAAGCACCAAGCTATACAAGAAATAATATTCTCTTTTATTTTTAGAATCAGTACCTCTTTCTTTTTTTTAGTTCTCTTTCATGTATTTTTTTCAATTATTGATAAAAAGTATATTATTTTTTTTGTAATTT
This DNA window, taken from Chitinophagaceae bacterium, encodes the following:
- the icd gene encoding NADP-dependent isocitrate dehydrogenase, whose amino-acid sequence is MQEQKITLERGKIQVPNEPVIPFIEGDGTGADIWAASQRVFDAAVKKAYKGSKKVMWKEVLAGEKSFKKNGNWLPEETLQSFKNYLVGIKGPLTTPVGGGIRSLNVALRQELDLYACVRPVRWFKGVPSPVRHPELTDMVIFRENTEDIYAGIEFQMGTEDNKKIKNYLKENFPKMYGKIRFPETSGIGIKPVSKEGTERLIRSAIEYAFIHKKPSVTIVHKGNIMKFTEGSFCEWGYSLVKSEYKAKDYEGGPWQVIEKNNHKIIIKDSIADAFLQQILLRPNEYSVVATLNLNGDYISDALAAIVGGIGIAPGANINYLTGHAIFEATHGTAPKYAGQDKVNPGSVILSGALMFEYMGWKEVSDLIIKGLETTIDSKKVTYDFERLMEKATLLKCSEFGDEIIKNM
- a CDS encoding dihydrolipoamide acetyltransferase family protein gives rise to the protein MGIVNLYMPKMGESIMEGTILRWLKKIGDTIELDEPVLEVATDKVDTEIPSTQAGVLTKILATEGQVVPIGSIIAHIESIKDIRPEKTTNTPTAHIEIPSLKGKINLTIEPPIQNTKKSNRFYSPLVITIAKQEGISMEELENITGSGAEKRVTKNDILRYIEQKKNTHIPTEEKKINPIKVTFSGSDEIIEMDRMRQIIAERMLSSKRISPHVTSFVEADVTNIVLWREKNKKIFQEKYNEPLTYTPLFLEAVIKAIKDFPLVNISVDGNKIIKKKSIHIGLAVALPTGNLIVPVLKNADRLNLLGLVEAVNDIAQRSRENKLKPEDLTDGTYTVSNVGNFGSIMGTPIIVQPQVAILALGAIRKKPAVIETPHGDFIGIRHQMFLSHSYDHRVIDGALGSSFAKRVSEYLENFNTSQKI